A genomic region of Mitsuaria sp. 7 contains the following coding sequences:
- a CDS encoding type II CAAX prenyl endopeptidase Rce1 family protein, producing the protein MPSFFPVPIPWDVVLRQLLLAPCLEEILFRLGLQERLSTSRAIVARRHAVALTALAFGAAHAIVLAIVTPATLPLPALLLALATAGPAWWIGRSYQRHRSLPRCIAWHAGFNACWLIAAPALLPLLAPGHALPFAPPFFSTVSVSLSSS; encoded by the coding sequence ATGCCGTCTTTCTTCCCCGTTCCCATCCCCTGGGACGTCGTACTCCGGCAGCTCCTGCTCGCGCCCTGCCTTGAAGAGATCCTCTTCCGGCTCGGACTCCAGGAGCGGCTGTCGACCTCGCGCGCCATCGTCGCGCGGCGCCATGCCGTCGCGCTGACCGCGCTCGCTTTCGGCGCGGCGCACGCGATCGTGCTCGCCATCGTCACGCCCGCCACGCTGCCGCTCCCTGCGCTGCTGCTCGCGCTCGCCACCGCCGGGCCCGCGTGGTGGATCGGCCGCAGCTATCAGAGACATCGCTCGCTGCCCCGCTGCATCGCGTGGCACGCGGGCTTCAACGCGTGCTGGCTGATCGCCGCGCCCGCCCTGCTGCCGCTGCTCGCTCCGGGCCACGCGCTGCCCTTTGCACCGCCCTTCTTCTCGACGGTCTCCGTCTCCCTCTCTTCATCCTGA
- a CDS encoding hemerythrin domain-containing protein: MNLLHASPAAGFDEPFELMAACHERMARTLSLLERIGEHIATHGCDAQARDAAKDVLRYFTIAAPLHHEDEELHVFPRLREEGHGELADQLLSDHREMEARWAGIVPDLTAIRDGVMPGETLSAARERWQTFATLYRRHIDAEDHDAYPAASVATPDTELRAMGEEMAGRRRT, translated from the coding sequence ATGAATCTCCTGCACGCCTCGCCCGCCGCCGGCTTCGACGAGCCCTTCGAGCTGATGGCGGCGTGCCACGAGCGCATGGCGCGCACGCTGAGCCTGCTCGAACGCATCGGTGAGCACATCGCGACGCATGGCTGCGACGCGCAGGCCAGAGACGCAGCGAAGGACGTGCTGCGCTACTTCACGATCGCCGCGCCGCTGCATCACGAGGACGAGGAACTGCACGTCTTTCCGCGTCTGCGCGAGGAGGGCCACGGCGAGCTCGCGGATCAATTGCTGTCCGACCATCGGGAGATGGAAGCGCGCTGGGCCGGGATCGTCCCGGACCTGACGGCGATCCGTGACGGAGTCATGCCGGGCGAGACGCTCAGCGCCGCGCGCGAGCGCTGGCAGACCTTCGCCACGCTGTACCGGCGGCACATCGACGCCGAGGATCACGACGCCTATCCGGCGGCGAGTGTGGCAACACCTGACACCGAGCTGCGCGCCATGGGCGAGGAAATGGCCGGTCGGCGACGCACCTGA
- the ribA gene encoding GTP cyclohydrolase II, translating to MAVNHCEKIPLGTQGATEWEVVHLPSTLGDFQARAFRSPATGSEHLVLSVGPLQERGGLLRVHSECLTGDVFQSLRCDCGPQLQGALDLLKDEGGIVIYMRGHEGRGIGLVEKLRAYALQEAGVDTIDANLRLGHAEDERDYADAIDILCLLGVKSVRLITNNPQKRDALVEGGVEVEALVPLRIASNPHNERYLETKRKRMGHYLE from the coding sequence ATGGCTGTGAATCACTGCGAGAAGATCCCCTTGGGGACGCAAGGGGCGACCGAGTGGGAAGTGGTGCACCTGCCGTCGACGCTGGGCGACTTCCAGGCGCGGGCCTTCCGCAGCCCGGCGACGGGCTCGGAGCACCTGGTGCTGTCGGTCGGTCCGCTGCAGGAGCGCGGCGGCCTGCTGCGCGTGCACAGCGAGTGCCTGACGGGCGACGTCTTCCAGTCGCTGCGCTGCGACTGCGGTCCGCAGCTGCAGGGCGCGCTGGACCTGCTGAAGGACGAAGGCGGCATCGTCATCTACATGCGCGGTCATGAAGGCCGCGGCATCGGCCTGGTCGAGAAGCTGCGCGCCTACGCGCTGCAGGAAGCCGGTGTCGACACCATCGACGCCAACCTGCGCCTGGGCCATGCCGAGGACGAGCGCGACTACGCGGACGCCATCGACATCCTGTGCCTGCTGGGCGTGAAGAGCGTCCGGCTGATCACCAACAACCCGCAGAAACGCGACGCGCTGGTCGAAGGCGGCGTCGAGGTCGAGGCGCTGGTACCGCTGCGCATCGCGTCCAACCCGCACAACGAGCGTTACCTCGAGACCAAGCGCAAGCGGATGGGGCACTACCTGGAGTGA
- a CDS encoding M14 family metallopeptidase encodes MTALPPAAAPAPNPSPSTLPTPRFDEFPRYDALTQLLFSYAEACPNLVSVRSIGKSFEGREIWVLILTNTATGSDVEKPAFWLDGNIHAAELTACTTCLYYLHDLLSKYGTDSQATHLLDTRTIYMVPRLNPDGAELALADRPRHIRSSTRPYPFDEEPVEGLSVEDIDGDGRILTMRIPDPHGGYRKHPDDPRLMVPRQPGEFGGEYYRLMPEGLVINHDGFSIKVNRDSEGLDLNRNFPAGWRQEFEQVGAGPYPTSEPEVRAMVDFMVGHPNIGAAISFHTHSGVILRPCGTRSDDEMPPEDLWAFQRFSKLGEQHTGYPAVSIWHEFKYHPKEVITGTQDWVYEHLGALFWVVELWSPNKEAGITGYKWIDWFRDHPVEDDLKLLKWSDEHCGGKAHVEWSSFMHPQLGPVEIGGWDKMNFWRNPPPHLREREAARFPAWMNQIALSLPKLELLRTEVRALGPDTWRVRMAVGNSGWLPAYVTKQALARKQTRGVMFEIFLPVDPEVGLVSGKPRMEGPQLEGHAPKQTQLAFLPERDITGDRAYGEWTVRAPKGTRLSLVAWADRAGTVRTEVTLD; translated from the coding sequence ATGACCGCTCTCCCGCCCGCCGCCGCGCCCGCGCCGAATCCATCCCCCTCGACGCTCCCGACGCCGCGCTTCGACGAATTCCCGCGCTACGACGCGCTGACGCAGCTGCTGTTCAGCTACGCGGAGGCCTGCCCCAACCTGGTGTCGGTGCGCTCCATCGGCAAGAGCTTCGAAGGCCGCGAGATCTGGGTCCTCATCCTGACCAACACCGCGACCGGCAGCGACGTCGAGAAGCCCGCCTTCTGGCTCGACGGCAACATCCACGCCGCCGAGCTCACCGCCTGCACGACCTGCCTGTACTACCTGCACGACCTGCTGAGCAAGTACGGCACCGACTCGCAGGCGACGCACCTGCTGGACACGCGGACCATCTACATGGTGCCGCGCCTGAACCCGGACGGCGCCGAGCTCGCCCTGGCCGACCGGCCGCGGCACATCCGCTCGTCGACGCGCCCGTATCCGTTCGACGAGGAGCCGGTCGAGGGCCTCAGCGTCGAGGACATCGACGGCGACGGCCGCATCCTGACGATGCGCATCCCCGATCCGCACGGCGGCTACAGGAAGCATCCGGACGACCCGCGGCTGATGGTGCCGCGCCAGCCGGGCGAATTCGGCGGCGAGTACTACCGCCTGATGCCCGAAGGCCTGGTGATCAACCACGACGGCTTCAGCATCAAGGTCAACCGCGACAGCGAAGGCCTGGACCTGAACCGCAACTTCCCCGCCGGCTGGCGCCAGGAGTTCGAGCAGGTCGGCGCCGGTCCCTACCCGACCAGCGAGCCCGAGGTGCGGGCGATGGTGGACTTCATGGTCGGCCATCCCAACATCGGCGCGGCGATCAGCTTCCACACGCACAGCGGCGTGATCCTGCGCCCCTGCGGCACGCGCAGCGACGACGAGATGCCCCCGGAAGACCTCTGGGCCTTCCAGCGCTTCTCCAAGCTCGGCGAGCAGCACACCGGCTATCCGGCGGTGAGCATCTGGCACGAGTTCAAGTACCACCCGAAGGAAGTCATCACGGGCACGCAGGACTGGGTCTATGAGCACCTGGGCGCGCTGTTCTGGGTGGTGGAGCTGTGGTCGCCCAACAAGGAGGCCGGCATCACCGGCTACAAGTGGATCGACTGGTTCCGCGACCACCCGGTGGAGGACGACCTCAAGCTGCTGAAGTGGAGCGACGAGCACTGCGGCGGCAAGGCGCATGTCGAGTGGAGCTCGTTCATGCATCCGCAGCTGGGGCCGGTGGAGATCGGCGGCTGGGACAAGATGAATTTCTGGCGCAACCCGCCGCCGCATCTGCGCGAGCGGGAGGCGGCGCGCTTCCCGGCGTGGATGAACCAGATCGCGCTGAGCCTGCCGAAGCTGGAGCTGCTGCGCACGGAGGTGCGGGCGCTGGGACCGGACACGTGGCGGGTGCGGATGGCCGTGGGCAACAGCGGCTGGCTGCCGGCCTACGTGACCAAGCAGGCGCTGGCGCGCAAGCAGACGCGCGGCGTGATGTTCGAGATCTTCCTGCCGGTGGATCCGGAGGTAGGGCTGGTGAGCGGGAAGCCGAGGATGGAAGGGCCGCAGCTGGAAGGGCATGCGCCTAAGCAGACGCAGCTGGCGTTCCTGCCGGAGCGGGACATCACGGGCGATCGCGCCTATGGCGAATGGACGGTGAGAGCGCCCAAGGGCACGCGTCTGAGCCTCGTCGCCTGGGCGGATCGCGCGGGCACTGTGCGGACCGAAGTCACCCTCGATTGA
- the ypfH gene encoding esterase: MTQAHVLLPKDGAPELLFVLLHGAGADPEQMRPLAEALHRQYPRAALVLLEGFEPFDAIPGGGAGFQWYSEQGDDTLKALRLSAAVPTLVALVRGWAEKLDLEWGRVALAGFSQGAILALEAMQQEEQLAGRVLAFGGAFAYWPQQAPQDVSIHLLHGKDDGELPYPALLNAARELMTLGADITADVVPHVGHELHPALIERAMEQLRTFIPARLWREAVLTAAEQDKNEPKH, translated from the coding sequence ATGACTCAAGCCCATGTGCTGCTCCCCAAGGACGGGGCGCCTGAACTGCTGTTCGTGCTGCTGCACGGCGCCGGCGCCGACCCTGAACAGATGCGCCCGCTGGCCGAGGCGCTGCACCGCCAGTACCCGCGCGCCGCGCTGGTGCTGCTCGAAGGCTTCGAGCCTTTCGATGCGATCCCGGGTGGGGGAGCGGGCTTCCAGTGGTACTCCGAGCAGGGCGACGACACGCTCAAGGCGCTGCGCTTGAGCGCGGCGGTGCCGACGCTGGTCGCGCTGGTGCGCGGCTGGGCGGAGAAGCTCGATCTGGAGTGGGGACGCGTCGCGCTGGCGGGGTTCTCCCAGGGCGCGATTCTGGCGCTGGAGGCGATGCAGCAGGAAGAGCAGTTGGCCGGTCGCGTGCTCGCGTTCGGTGGGGCGTTTGCCTACTGGCCGCAGCAGGCGCCTCAGGATGTCTCCATCCATCTGCTGCACGGGAAGGACGACGGCGAGCTGCCTTATCCGGCGCTGCTCAATGCGGCGCGCGAGCTGATGACGCTCGGTGCCGACATCACGGCGGACGTGGTCCCGCATGTCGGCCATGAACTGCATCCGGCGCTCATCGAGCGCGCGATGGAGCAGTTGCGGACGTTCATCCCTGCGCGCCTGTGGCGCGAAGCGGTCCTCACGGCCGCCGAGCAGGACAAGAACGAGCCGAAGCACTGA
- a CDS encoding thioredoxin family protein, which yields MPMNPHYALTEPIRDAVDTLSKEHPLLVEFGASWCPICEAAQPLLEQAFDGRHAMVQHIKVEDGKGQALGRSFKVKLWPTLVFMRDGQEVERLVRPTDAADIRAALERIDNT from the coding sequence ATGCCGATGAATCCCCATTACGCGCTGACCGAGCCCATCCGCGACGCCGTCGACACGCTGTCGAAGGAGCATCCGCTGCTGGTCGAGTTCGGCGCCTCGTGGTGCCCCATCTGCGAGGCCGCGCAGCCGCTGCTGGAGCAGGCCTTCGACGGGCGGCACGCGATGGTGCAGCACATCAAGGTCGAGGACGGCAAGGGCCAGGCGCTGGGCCGCTCGTTCAAGGTCAAGCTGTGGCCGACGCTGGTCTTCATGCGCGACGGGCAGGAGGTGGAGCGCCTGGTCAGGCCCACGGACGCCGCGGATATCCGGGCCGCGCTGGAGCGCATCGACAACACGTGA
- a CDS encoding HAMP domain-containing sensor histidine kinase, translating to MKLGPVELPALVVPRLGLAAFRRRAVVHLAFLLLALATVGLVLTVLIDQKQRAYQRYAQGFRQSLAEIVLQLRHPSGQLALLNPAMSVGDRDGQAPVLLPFSAIDFDDQNKAQRAVEMAGCGLRWPDGASLCAAVGANAYAGGFLYLVGSLESGPLAGREHGALDLGGVHRARVTLKLRGGTQTWIAPFEGAAAADGTQRGRLTGFLGAGPQLPGKARPVREFRGWLWREGPCAEGSSGPDCARRTFYSIRLPVEAFQDALFDDAGHRARPVWPPADLDQMRVRVELLGPLEPTAPTEPAEPSAAASDAMPAGTSSSPAVVPVLFDSAKPGASLALSLDRIGASLQPGETLRIERLGKQATTIAERRGPELSERALPWLIHVMRRLPVQGEILGVGAGTDAAEIRWLTASDEVATTSGRYRLDLRGDLRSLDRQLALEARPLAWLAAAMLAAVALAWLMVELGLIRGIAVLTKRAAAVSYNMQDVRAEQRIGELDVADLRGRDELGILAGSLADALTRVKDGLRREQLRAEREREMWHAVGHEIMSPLQSLMVLHGAGDDPSHRYVQRMQQAVKVLYGSAPPSEALASADLHTEALDLAAFCREVAANAHYAGIDHVSFDTALPEPQPVHAEAYALEDAVTHVLRNADRYRPEGTPIAITLEAGGPGVVLLRIRNQGPHIDAAMLDQIFEYGVSDTAPQVNGERRGQGLFVAKTYLAKMDGSIRAFNVPEGVVFEMSLRRAAA from the coding sequence ATGAAACTCGGCCCCGTCGAGCTGCCCGCGCTGGTCGTACCCCGCCTGGGCCTGGCGGCCTTCCGCCGGCGCGCGGTCGTTCACCTGGCCTTCCTGCTGCTGGCGCTGGCGACGGTCGGCCTGGTGCTGACGGTGCTCATCGACCAGAAGCAGCGCGCCTACCAGCGCTATGCGCAGGGCTTCCGGCAGTCGCTGGCGGAGATCGTCCTGCAGCTGCGCCATCCGAGCGGCCAGCTGGCGCTGCTCAATCCAGCGATGAGCGTCGGCGACCGCGACGGCCAGGCGCCGGTGCTGCTGCCGTTCTCGGCCATCGACTTCGACGATCAGAACAAGGCGCAGCGCGCCGTCGAGATGGCCGGCTGCGGCCTGCGATGGCCCGACGGCGCGAGCCTGTGCGCCGCCGTCGGCGCGAACGCCTACGCGGGCGGTTTCCTGTACCTGGTCGGCAGCCTGGAGAGCGGCCCGCTCGCCGGCCGCGAGCACGGTGCGCTGGACCTGGGCGGCGTGCACCGCGCCCGCGTGACGCTGAAACTGCGCGGCGGCACGCAGACCTGGATCGCGCCGTTCGAAGGTGCCGCTGCCGCAGACGGCACGCAGCGCGGGCGCCTGACCGGCTTCCTCGGCGCGGGGCCGCAGTTGCCCGGCAAGGCGCGCCCGGTGCGCGAGTTCCGCGGCTGGCTCTGGCGCGAGGGCCCATGCGCCGAGGGCAGCAGCGGACCGGACTGCGCGCGGCGCACCTTCTATTCGATCCGGCTGCCGGTGGAAGCCTTCCAGGACGCGCTCTTCGACGACGCCGGCCACCGCGCCCGGCCCGTCTGGCCGCCGGCGGACCTCGACCAGATGCGGGTCCGGGTGGAGCTGCTCGGTCCGTTGGAGCCCACCGCGCCCACCGAGCCCGCCGAGCCGTCAGCAGCCGCATCCGATGCGATGCCTGCAGGGACGAGCTCCTCGCCAGCGGTGGTGCCGGTCCTTTTCGACAGCGCAAAGCCGGGCGCGTCGCTCGCGCTGTCGCTGGACCGGATCGGTGCCTCGCTGCAGCCGGGCGAGACCCTGCGCATCGAGCGCCTGGGCAAGCAGGCGACGACCATCGCCGAGCGCCGCGGCCCGGAGCTGTCCGAGCGCGCGCTGCCGTGGCTGATCCACGTGATGCGCCGCCTGCCGGTGCAGGGCGAGATCCTGGGCGTCGGCGCCGGCACCGACGCGGCCGAGATCCGCTGGCTGACCGCCTCCGACGAGGTCGCGACGACCAGCGGCCGCTACCGGCTCGATCTGCGCGGCGACCTGCGCAGCCTCGACCGTCAGCTCGCGCTGGAGGCGCGTCCGCTGGCGTGGCTGGCGGCGGCGATGCTGGCCGCGGTCGCGCTCGCGTGGCTGATGGTGGAACTCGGCCTGATCCGCGGCATCGCGGTGCTCACGAAGCGCGCGGCCGCGGTCTCCTACAACATGCAGGACGTGCGGGCGGAGCAGCGCATCGGCGAGCTCGACGTGGCCGATCTGCGCGGCCGCGACGAGCTGGGCATCCTCGCCGGCAGCCTGGCCGACGCGCTGACCCGCGTGAAGGACGGCCTGCGCCGCGAGCAGCTGCGGGCCGAGCGCGAGCGCGAGATGTGGCACGCGGTCGGTCACGAGATCATGTCGCCGCTGCAATCGCTGATGGTGCTGCACGGCGCGGGCGACGATCCCAGCCACCGCTACGTGCAGCGCATGCAGCAGGCCGTGAAGGTGCTCTACGGCAGCGCGCCGCCGAGCGAGGCGCTGGCGTCGGCCGACCTGCATACGGAGGCGCTGGACCTGGCCGCCTTCTGCCGCGAGGTGGCCGCCAACGCGCACTACGCCGGTATCGATCACGTCAGCTTCGACACCGCGCTGCCCGAGCCGCAGCCCGTGCACGCGGAGGCCTACGCGCTGGAAGACGCCGTCACGCACGTGCTGCGCAACGCCGACCGCTACCGGCCCGAAGGCACGCCCATTGCCATCACCCTGGAAGCGGGCGGGCCGGGTGTCGTCCTGCTGCGGATCCGCAACCAGGGGCCGCACATCGACGCAGCGATGCTGGACCAGATCTTCGAATACGGCGTCTCCGACACCGCCCCGCAGGTCAACGGGGAACGCCGCGGCCAGGGGCTCTTCGTCGCGAAGACCTACCTGGCGAAGATGGATGGCAGCATCCGGGCATTCAACGTGCCGGAAGGCGTGGTGTTCGAGATGAGCCTGCGCCGCGCCGCGGCCTGA
- a CDS encoding response regulator, with protein sequence MAIPRNKVAVIEDDRPTSEQLAGWIRAARPELQVDQWFDRDAAEAALARERYEMVVLDIELGRERNAGVALINEINKLNAGTPVLVVSAMPAAIYRGIMKALDAWDYLQKTSFDESEFIDTFLDILRAARAREAAEPVPAAPEALQLDPLWQRSPLWQGQRINLPLTAQRILATLYQRAPQVVSYEELYDVVKSGRTRDNVRKHVSTLREALKEVDPTFDAIENVPMRGFRWSGPR encoded by the coding sequence ATGGCCATCCCCAGGAACAAGGTCGCCGTCATCGAGGACGACCGCCCCACCAGCGAGCAGCTTGCCGGCTGGATCCGCGCCGCGCGCCCCGAGCTGCAGGTCGACCAGTGGTTCGACCGCGACGCCGCCGAGGCCGCGCTGGCGCGCGAGCGCTACGAGATGGTGGTGCTCGACATCGAGCTCGGCCGCGAGCGCAACGCCGGCGTCGCGCTGATCAACGAGATCAACAAGCTGAACGCCGGCACGCCGGTGCTGGTCGTGTCGGCCATGCCGGCGGCCATCTACCGCGGGATCATGAAGGCGCTCGACGCCTGGGACTACCTGCAGAAGACCAGCTTCGACGAATCCGAGTTCATCGACACCTTCCTCGACATCCTGCGCGCCGCCCGCGCCCGCGAGGCGGCCGAGCCGGTGCCCGCCGCGCCGGAAGCGCTGCAGCTGGACCCGCTGTGGCAGCGCAGCCCGCTGTGGCAGGGCCAGCGCATCAACCTGCCGCTGACGGCGCAGCGCATCCTCGCCACGCTGTATCAGCGCGCGCCGCAGGTGGTGTCGTACGAGGAGCTCTACGACGTCGTCAAGAGCGGCCGCACGCGCGACAACGTCCGCAAGCATGTATCGACGCTGCGCGAAGCGTTGAAGGAAGTCGACCCGACGTTCGATGCGATCGAGAACGTGCCGATGCGCGGGTTCCGGTGGTCAGGACCGCGGTGA
- a CDS encoding SPFH domain-containing protein, translated as MNDRLQSIRNAAARLKASLPGFSRRSRGDEFGGEGAGAGAGGLGVPLKRAGAGLVRCLPWLAGLTAVAGAVALLVTHPPVHEVPRGAVSLRTNMLTGGVTEARSGSMLQLPGLHDVRDLPVRDRSYHPERFARADGEAPLQSLEGLSLGLDLTVRWTVDPTRLAQLATTLPDDIEGDVIAPALQGIVYRQIATHTVREIFSTQRGPIQAALESELRRKLAMDGIVLRGLEIGNVDLPQEYRAGLENLLSEGLASEKMRYTLELKEKQVKQTELEAAAEKVRRETSAEAAAREQIIAAKGQEEAMKHVLPFKQRQVEQRQLEAEAERVARVRMAEGNAQARGIEAEGEAKAREKLADAEAYRQTRIGKVAVDQMAAEGALLSRHPLLIQKAMADKLSDKVQVIIAPPPSDGGFIGKTLLGSKPETRQEGRAEGEGEGASQ; from the coding sequence ATGAACGACCGCCTGCAATCGATCCGCAACGCCGCCGCGCGGCTCAAGGCTAGTCTGCCCGGTTTCTCCCGCCGCAGCCGCGGCGACGAATTCGGCGGTGAAGGCGCCGGCGCCGGTGCCGGCGGCCTGGGCGTGCCGCTGAAGCGCGCCGGTGCCGGCCTGGTCCGCTGCCTGCCCTGGCTGGCCGGCCTGACCGCCGTGGCCGGCGCGGTGGCGCTGCTGGTCACGCATCCGCCGGTGCATGAGGTGCCGCGCGGCGCCGTGAGCCTGCGTACCAACATGCTGACGGGCGGCGTGACCGAGGCCCGCTCGGGCTCGATGCTCCAACTCCCCGGCCTGCACGACGTCCGCGACCTGCCGGTGCGCGATCGCAGCTATCACCCGGAACGCTTCGCCCGCGCCGACGGCGAAGCGCCGCTCCAGTCGCTGGAAGGACTGTCCCTGGGCCTGGACCTGACCGTGCGCTGGACCGTCGACCCGACGCGACTGGCGCAGCTGGCGACCACGCTGCCCGACGACATCGAAGGCGACGTGATCGCCCCGGCCCTGCAAGGCATCGTCTACCGCCAGATCGCCACGCACACGGTGCGCGAGATCTTCTCGACGCAGCGCGGTCCCATCCAGGCCGCGCTGGAATCCGAGCTCCGCCGCAAGCTGGCGATGGACGGCATCGTGCTGCGCGGCCTGGAGATCGGCAATGTCGACCTGCCGCAGGAGTACCGCGCCGGCCTGGAGAACCTGCTGTCCGAAGGTCTGGCCAGCGAGAAGATGCGCTACACGCTGGAGCTCAAGGAGAAGCAGGTCAAGCAGACCGAGCTGGAGGCGGCGGCCGAGAAGGTCCGCCGCGAGACCTCGGCCGAGGCGGCCGCGCGCGAGCAGATCATCGCGGCCAAGGGCCAGGAAGAGGCGATGAAGCACGTGCTGCCCTTCAAGCAGCGCCAGGTCGAGCAGCGCCAGCTGGAAGCCGAAGCCGAGCGCGTCGCGCGGGTCCGCATGGCCGAAGGCAATGCGCAGGCGCGCGGCATCGAAGCCGAAGGCGAGGCCAAGGCGCGCGAGAAGCTGGCCGACGCCGAGGCGTATCGCCAGACGCGCATCGGCAAGGTCGCCGTCGACCAGATGGCCGCCGAGGGCGCGTTGCTGAGCCGTCATCCGCTGCTGATCCAGAAGGCGATGGCCGACAAGCTGTCCGACAAGGTGCAGGTGATCATCGCGCCGCCGCCGTCGGACGGCGGATTCATCGGCAAGACGCTGCTGGGCTCGAAGCCGGAGACGCGTCAGGAAGGTCGCGCGGAAGGCGAAGGCGAGGGGGCCTCGCAATGA